In one Streptomyces marincola genomic region, the following are encoded:
- a CDS encoding ABC transporter ATP-binding protein, translated as MSPPEAGPEGRAALGELLAPVRHRILIACLLEAVGSVARVVPLIALVELARELLRDPVREDRVWALVATAAAALLIRLAAGGTALTLTHLADVDLQSHLRRRLAERLGRVPLGWFTDHASGRVKKALTDDVAGLHHLVGHTCLDLTTAVVTPLVALGYLFVSDWRLALLTLLPTVFGIVRYGTMMRGQGEQMARYQRSIGDVSAAAVEYVDGIAMVKIFGRPGAAHSRFLRAAESFVTDFWEWVRGMLRGSTVAELALAPFTTLLAALVAGTAFVQAGWAEPLDILPFVVLGAAVAGPFLELNYGYGNLTAARHAAANIQELLRTPTLAAAPAGAAPPAGDHVSFTGVRFGYTDGTEVIRGVDLDLAPGTVTALVGPSGAGKSTLAALLARFWDPADGSVTLGGTDLRELDQDTLYTRVGMVLQDVRLLHASIRDNIRLARPHATDAEMLAAARAARVDERVRALPRGYDSVYGEDAVLSGGEAQRVAIARVLLADTPVIVLDEATSHADPDSEAAVQDALSRLAASRTVLVVAHRLRTVSGADQICVMNDGRIVERGEHRALLARGGLYAELWRAQETLEEGMPA; from the coding sequence ATGTCCCCACCCGAAGCCGGACCGGAGGGCAGGGCGGCGCTCGGTGAGCTGCTGGCGCCGGTGCGCCACCGGATCCTGATCGCCTGCCTGCTCGAAGCGGTCGGTTCCGTGGCCCGCGTCGTGCCCCTGATCGCGCTCGTCGAACTGGCCCGCGAACTGCTCCGCGACCCGGTACGGGAGGACCGGGTCTGGGCCCTCGTCGCCACCGCCGCCGCGGCCCTGCTGATCCGCCTCGCGGCCGGCGGAACGGCCCTCACCCTCACCCACCTGGCCGACGTCGACCTCCAGTCGCACCTCAGGAGGCGGCTCGCGGAACGGCTGGGCCGCGTGCCGCTCGGCTGGTTCACCGACCACGCGTCGGGCCGGGTGAAGAAGGCGCTCACCGACGACGTCGCGGGACTGCACCACCTGGTGGGGCACACCTGTCTCGATCTCACCACCGCGGTCGTCACCCCGCTCGTCGCCCTGGGCTACCTGTTCGTCAGCGACTGGCGGCTCGCACTGCTCACCCTGCTGCCGACCGTGTTCGGGATCGTCCGGTACGGCACGATGATGCGCGGGCAGGGCGAGCAGATGGCCCGCTACCAGCGGTCCATCGGCGATGTGAGCGCGGCGGCCGTCGAGTACGTGGACGGCATAGCGATGGTCAAGATCTTCGGACGGCCGGGCGCGGCCCACTCCCGGTTCCTCCGGGCCGCCGAGTCGTTCGTGACGGACTTCTGGGAGTGGGTCCGCGGGATGCTGCGCGGCTCCACCGTCGCCGAACTCGCCCTGGCGCCGTTCACGACCCTGCTCGCCGCCCTCGTCGCCGGCACCGCCTTCGTCCAGGCCGGCTGGGCGGAGCCGCTCGACATCCTCCCCTTCGTGGTGCTCGGCGCGGCCGTGGCCGGCCCGTTCCTCGAACTCAACTACGGCTACGGCAACCTCACCGCCGCGCGGCACGCCGCGGCGAACATCCAGGAGCTGCTGCGCACGCCCACGCTCGCCGCCGCCCCGGCCGGCGCCGCCCCGCCCGCGGGCGACCACGTCTCCTTCACCGGTGTGCGGTTCGGCTACACCGACGGGACCGAGGTGATCCGCGGCGTCGACCTCGACCTCGCGCCCGGCACCGTCACGGCCCTCGTGGGCCCGTCGGGCGCGGGGAAGAGCACGCTCGCCGCACTCCTGGCCCGCTTCTGGGACCCGGCCGATGGCTCCGTCACCCTCGGCGGCACCGACCTGCGCGAGCTCGACCAGGACACCCTCTACACGCGGGTGGGGATGGTGTTGCAGGACGTCCGGCTGCTGCACGCCTCGATCCGGGACAACATCAGGCTGGCCCGGCCGCACGCGACGGACGCCGAGATGCTGGCGGCGGCCCGGGCCGCCCGCGTCGACGAGCGCGTCCGCGCCCTGCCCCGGGGGTACGACAGCGTGTACGGGGAGGACGCCGTCCTCTCCGGGGGCGAGGCCCAACGCGTCGCCATCGCCCGCGTGCTGCTCGCCGACACGCCGGTGATCGTGCTGGACGAGGCCACCTCCCACGCCGATCCGGACTCCGAGGCGGCCGTCCAGGACGCCCTGTCCCGTCTGGCCGCCAGCCGGACGGTGCTGGTCGTCGCCCATCGCCTGCGCACCGTGAGCGGGGCCGACCAGATCTGCGTCATGAACGACGGGCGGATCGTCGAACGCGGTGAGCACCGGGCCCTGCTGGCGCGGGGCGGCCTCTACGCGGAGCTGTGGCGAGCCCAGGAAACTCTGGAAGAAGGGATGCCCGCGTGA
- a CDS encoding pyridoxal-phosphate dependent enzyme, whose amino-acid sequence MRYDSITEAIGNTPLVRIDPAVHGLRRIDLYAKLEMLNPFGSVKDRAAWHMLRPGLAGAVERDEQVVELSSGNTAKALATLAGMHGLRFKSVTNRMRVPEIKELLLLLGAEIEELPGRSECLDPTDTDDPLTLFHRAVSQEGSDYLHTDQYFNQRNTEAHATGTGPEIVKDLDGRAPDWFIACVGTAGSSTGVARVLREHDPRVRVVGLVAQKSDFIPGIRTLDEVHEVGLFDPDTYDAIEAVGADEAIDGMLTLNRRCGLLAGPTSGAAYLGAVRHLRALDAELTERATAVFIACDRVESYLSYVRQRRPELLGGSPRRNAPDSLTPDELAAAPSIEVAEAREWIERERPLVVDLRGPRAFATLHIEGAVNIVDDLFEQLVSGGLPFGRRQPVLLTCPVGERSARFAALLTRMGHADVRSLSGGIIAWRDAGAPLVRD is encoded by the coding sequence ATGAGGTACGACAGCATCACCGAGGCCATCGGCAACACGCCGCTGGTCCGCATCGATCCGGCCGTGCACGGCCTGCGACGCATCGACCTCTACGCCAAGCTGGAGATGCTCAACCCGTTCGGTTCCGTCAAGGACCGCGCCGCGTGGCACATGCTGCGCCCCGGGCTCGCCGGCGCCGTCGAACGGGACGAGCAGGTGGTCGAACTGTCCAGCGGGAACACGGCCAAGGCGCTGGCGACGCTCGCGGGCATGCACGGGCTGCGGTTCAAGAGCGTCACCAACCGCATGCGCGTGCCCGAGATCAAGGAGCTGCTGCTCCTGCTGGGCGCCGAGATCGAGGAGCTGCCGGGGCGCAGCGAATGCCTCGACCCGACCGACACGGACGACCCGCTGACCCTCTTCCACCGTGCCGTGTCGCAGGAGGGCAGCGACTACCTGCACACCGACCAGTACTTCAACCAGCGGAACACCGAGGCCCACGCCACGGGAACGGGCCCCGAGATCGTCAAGGACCTCGACGGCCGGGCCCCCGACTGGTTCATCGCCTGCGTGGGGACCGCCGGCTCCTCCACGGGGGTCGCCCGGGTGCTGCGGGAGCACGACCCCCGGGTGCGGGTCGTGGGGCTCGTGGCGCAGAAGTCGGACTTCATCCCGGGCATCCGCACGCTCGACGAGGTGCACGAGGTCGGCCTGTTCGACCCGGACACCTACGACGCGATCGAGGCGGTGGGCGCGGACGAGGCGATCGACGGCATGCTGACCCTGAACCGCCGGTGCGGGCTGCTCGCGGGCCCGACCAGCGGCGCCGCCTACCTGGGCGCGGTGCGGCACCTGCGCGCGCTCGACGCGGAGCTGACGGAACGCGCGACGGCCGTGTTCATCGCCTGCGACCGGGTCGAGAGCTACCTGAGCTACGTGCGGCAGCGGCGCCCGGAGCTGCTGGGCGGCTCCCCGCGGCGCAACGCGCCCGACTCCCTGACGCCTGACGAGCTGGCCGCGGCCCCCTCGATCGAGGTCGCGGAGGCGCGCGAGTGGATCGAACGGGAGCGCCCGCTGGTCGTCGACCTGCGGGGCCCGCGGGCCTTCGCCACCCTGCACATCGAGGGAGCGGTCAACATCGTCGACGACCTCTTCGAGCAACTGGTGAGCGGCGGGCTGCCGTTCGGCAGACGGCAGCCCGTGCTCCTGACGTGCCCGGTGGGCGAGAGGTCCGCGCGGTTCGCCGCGCTGCTCACCCGGATGGGGCATGCGGACGTGCGCAGCCTGAGCGGCGGCATCATCGCGTGGCGCGACGCGGGCGCCCCCCTGGTGCGGGACTGA
- a CDS encoding class I SAM-dependent methyltransferase translates to MGISMATAEMWVERWERQQQRYAIDREERFGVIADVVEHATAGLARPLLVELGCGPGSLASRLVRRTPGAEIVAVDRDPVLLELGRTHHADAARWVEAVLGDAGWAGALGLDRAADAVVSSTALHCLPEEALARTYRDAAALLRPGGVLVNADHFPSDGAFCSGLTAHVGRRRQEAAPVGQALDWESWWAAAARDPELADAFAQRALRPAPGDPDEPLTLSRHVGLLRAAGFQQVCTVWQYGQSRVLVAVR, encoded by the coding sequence ATGGGTATCAGCATGGCAACGGCCGAGATGTGGGTCGAACGCTGGGAGCGTCAGCAGCAGCGGTACGCGATCGACCGCGAGGAGCGGTTCGGCGTGATCGCCGACGTGGTCGAGCACGCGACGGCCGGCCTCGCCCGCCCCCTGCTCGTCGAACTGGGTTGCGGCCCCGGCTCGTTGGCGTCCCGGCTGGTCCGGCGCACGCCGGGCGCCGAGATCGTGGCCGTCGACCGGGACCCGGTGCTGCTCGAACTGGGCCGCACCCACCACGCGGACGCCGCGCGCTGGGTCGAGGCCGTGCTCGGCGACGCCGGCTGGGCCGGCGCCCTCGGGCTGGACCGCGCCGCGGACGCGGTCGTCTCCTCCACCGCGCTGCACTGCCTCCCCGAGGAGGCGCTGGCGCGCACCTACCGCGACGCCGCCGCCCTGCTGCGGCCCGGCGGCGTGCTGGTGAACGCCGACCACTTCCCGTCCGACGGCGCGTTCTGCTCGGGGCTCACGGCCCATGTGGGCCGCCGCCGGCAGGAGGCCGCGCCGGTGGGGCAGGCGCTCGACTGGGAGTCCTGGTGGGCGGCGGCGGCCAGGGACCCGGAGCTGGCCGACGCGTTCGCCCAGCGCGCGCTGCGGCCCGCGCCCGGCGACCCGGACGAGCCGCTGACCCTCTCCCGGCACGTCGGGCTGCTGCGGGCGGCCGGCTTCCAGCAGGTGTGCACCGTCTGGCAGTACGGGCAGAGCCGGGTCCTGGTCGCCGTCAGGTAG
- a CDS encoding anchored repeat-type ABC transporter ATP-binding subunit: protein MTALSVRGLNVVLGGRPVLHDVDLTLDAGDFMGLIGPNGAGKTTLLRSVLGLVRRASGSIEVEGAPIAKVRQRVGYVPQRHEFAWDFPINVADTVLSGRVRRIGWVRRAGVEDYRAVNEALERVGMTDLRHRAVGQLSGGQRQRVLVARALALRPSVLLLDEPFTGLDVPTQELLTDLFTELSREGRAVLMTTHDLAAAMHTCGRLCLVNRTVLATGPPDALRDAELWRTAFGIRPGSPLLAALGVK from the coding sequence ATGACCGCGCTGTCCGTGCGCGGCCTGAACGTCGTGCTCGGCGGCCGGCCGGTGCTCCACGACGTCGACCTCACGCTGGACGCCGGCGACTTCATGGGGCTGATCGGCCCGAACGGCGCCGGCAAGACGACCCTGCTGCGGTCCGTGCTCGGCCTGGTGAGACGGGCGTCCGGCAGCATCGAGGTGGAGGGCGCGCCCATCGCGAAGGTGCGCCAGCGCGTCGGCTACGTTCCGCAACGCCACGAGTTCGCCTGGGACTTCCCCATCAACGTGGCCGACACGGTGCTCTCAGGACGGGTACGGCGCATCGGCTGGGTCCGCCGCGCGGGCGTGGAGGACTACCGGGCGGTCAACGAGGCGCTTGAGCGCGTCGGCATGACGGACCTGCGGCACCGCGCCGTCGGCCAGCTCTCGGGCGGCCAGCGGCAACGCGTCCTGGTGGCACGGGCGTTGGCGCTGCGGCCGAGCGTCCTGCTGCTCGACGAGCCGTTCACCGGGCTCGACGTGCCCACGCAGGAGCTGCTGACCGACCTCTTCACCGAGCTGAGCCGGGAGGGCCGCGCGGTCCTGATGACCACCCACGACCTCGCCGCGGCCATGCACACCTGCGGCCGGCTCTGCCTCGTCAACCGAACGGTCCTCGCCACGGGCCCGCCCGACGCGCTGCGCGACGCCGAGCTGTGGCGCACGGCGTTCGGCATCCGCCCCGGCAGTCCCCTGCTCGCCGCCCTGGGGGTGAAGTGA
- a CDS encoding aminotransferase class V-fold PLP-dependent enzyme, translating into MPTDDLAPLRAWQRALRAQFPIVVDHPGLAYLDSAATTQKPRAVLDAVHAYLTTGNANASRGSYPWANATTAMVERTGARLKEFLADPDPGRSAVHFTSGTSQGLRSVALDWLAPQLADGDEIVVPFEDHQANLSPWLEARDVLARQGVAVRVRGLPYQDSSGDYDHRALAGLIGPRTRFIAATHVHHVRGGDMNVHRVREAAGPGVPICLDAAQGVGHVPLSVADLDVDFVVFSGHKALALPGTGAVWARQARGPAFRPGGWSGTPNTAGIASLAAALDWLEEAGLERVERWTVGLAARLTEGLRQLAPYRVLGCQLSLAAMSEVQRRRGIVSFRHRDIPADDLGFILFEHGFMVRADTLCQAGADGGEDREGAVRVSLHVYNTEEEVDRLLSVLTDLA; encoded by the coding sequence GTGCCGACCGACGACCTGGCGCCGCTGCGCGCGTGGCAGCGCGCCCTGCGCGCCCAGTTCCCCATCGTGGTCGACCACCCGGGGCTCGCCTACCTCGACAGCGCGGCGACCACGCAGAAGCCGCGCGCCGTCCTGGACGCTGTGCACGCCTACCTGACGACGGGGAACGCGAACGCGAGCCGGGGCTCCTACCCGTGGGCCAACGCGACGACCGCGATGGTGGAGCGGACCGGCGCGCGGCTGAAGGAGTTCCTGGCGGACCCGGACCCCGGGCGGTCGGCCGTCCACTTCACGAGCGGCACCAGCCAGGGGCTGCGCAGCGTGGCGCTCGACTGGCTGGCGCCCCAGCTCGCGGACGGCGACGAGATCGTCGTCCCGTTCGAGGACCACCAGGCGAACCTGTCGCCCTGGCTTGAGGCGCGGGACGTGCTGGCGCGCCAGGGGGTGGCGGTGCGGGTGCGGGGGCTGCCGTACCAGGACTCATCGGGCGACTACGACCACCGGGCCCTGGCCGGTCTGATCGGCCCGCGCACGCGTTTCATCGCGGCCACGCACGTGCACCACGTGAGGGGCGGCGACATGAACGTGCACCGCGTCCGCGAGGCGGCGGGGCCCGGGGTGCCCATCTGCCTCGACGCGGCGCAGGGCGTGGGCCACGTGCCGCTGTCGGTGGCGGACCTCGACGTGGACTTCGTGGTCTTCTCCGGGCACAAGGCGCTGGCCCTGCCGGGCACGGGGGCGGTGTGGGCCCGGCAGGCGCGGGGGCCCGCGTTCCGCCCGGGCGGCTGGAGCGGAACGCCGAACACCGCGGGCATCGCGAGCCTCGCCGCGGCGCTCGACTGGCTTGAGGAGGCCGGTCTCGAACGCGTCGAGCGGTGGACGGTCGGCCTGGCCGCGCGGCTGACGGAGGGGCTGCGGCAGTTGGCGCCCTACCGCGTCCTGGGCTGCCAGCTGAGCCTCGCCGCGATGTCGGAGGTGCAGCGGCGGCGCGGCATCGTGTCGTTCCGGCACCGGGACATCCCCGCGGACGACCTCGGCTTCATCCTCTTCGAGCACGGCTTCATGGTGCGCGCGGACACGCTCTGCCAGGCAGGCGCCGACGGCGGCGAGGACCGGGAGGGCGCGGTGCGGGTGAGCCTGCACGTCTACAACACCGAGGAGGAGGTCGACCGGCTGCTGTCCGTCCTCACCGATCTCGCGTGA
- the rpsR gene encoding 30S ribosomal protein S18, whose product MSRQTRRGSDRPARPNPLFAAGITYIDYKDTDLLRKFISDRGKIRSRRVTRLTVKQQRQMARAISNAREMALLPYPGTGRSAA is encoded by the coding sequence ATGAGCAGGCAGACGCGCCGTGGCTCGGACCGCCCGGCCCGCCCCAACCCGCTGTTCGCCGCGGGCATCACCTACATCGACTACAAGGACACGGACCTGCTGCGGAAGTTCATCTCCGACCGGGGCAAGATCCGCAGCCGCCGCGTGACGCGGCTGACCGTCAAGCAGCAGCGCCAGATGGCGCGAGCGATCAGCAACGCCCGCGAGATGGCGCTGCTGCCCTACCCGGGCACGGGGCGCAGCGCCGCGTGA
- a CDS encoding anchored repeat-type ABC transporter permease subunit, with protein sequence MLTPQEFVADLFNPALSFLPKALFVALMSSAVCGVIGCYVVLRGMAFIGDAVAHAVFPGLAVAFVVQGNLVLGGAVAGVLTAVAVAVFSQNRRLREDSVIGVFFVGAFALGIVIISRSPGYSGSLQQFLFGSITGIPDEDLYVVAVSTVLLLALAFLLHKEFVSVTLDRESARALGLPVFALDLALYVMVSVAIVISVQTIGNILVLALLITPAATARLLTDRLGVMMLLAPVIGGSSALTGVYLSWSLDLPTGGTIVLVATALFLLAWLLAPRHGLLARWGQRRAAASGGRARGPGPADGAREAAAVP encoded by the coding sequence ATGCTCACGCCGCAGGAGTTCGTCGCCGACCTGTTCAACCCCGCGCTCTCCTTCCTGCCCAAGGCGCTGTTCGTCGCGCTGATGTCCTCGGCCGTCTGCGGGGTCATCGGCTGCTACGTGGTGCTGCGGGGGATGGCGTTCATCGGGGACGCGGTCGCCCACGCCGTCTTCCCCGGCCTGGCCGTGGCGTTCGTCGTGCAGGGCAACCTGGTGCTCGGCGGCGCGGTCGCCGGAGTGCTCACGGCCGTCGCGGTGGCCGTCTTCTCGCAGAACCGGAGGCTGCGCGAGGACAGCGTCATCGGCGTCTTCTTCGTCGGGGCCTTCGCCCTCGGCATCGTGATCATCAGCCGTTCCCCCGGCTACTCGGGATCGCTCCAGCAGTTCCTCTTCGGCTCCATCACCGGCATCCCCGACGAGGACCTGTACGTGGTCGCCGTCTCGACCGTGCTGCTGCTGGCCCTGGCGTTCCTGCTGCACAAGGAGTTCGTCTCGGTCACCCTGGACCGCGAGTCGGCGCGGGCGCTCGGGCTGCCCGTGTTCGCGCTCGACCTCGCGCTCTACGTCATGGTGTCGGTGGCCATCGTGATCTCCGTGCAGACCATCGGCAACATCCTGGTCCTCGCGCTGCTGATCACCCCGGCCGCCACGGCCCGCCTGCTCACCGACCGCCTCGGCGTCATGATGCTGCTCGCGCCCGTCATCGGCGGCTCCTCGGCCCTGACCGGCGTGTACCTCTCGTGGAGCCTCGACCTGCCGACCGGCGGCACCATCGTGCTGGTCGCCACCGCGCTGTTCCTGCTGGCCTGGCTCCTCGCGCCGCGCCACGGCCTGCTCGCCCGGTGGGGGCAGCGGCGCGCCGCCGCCTCCGGCGGGCGGGCGCGGGGCCCCGGGCCCGCGGACGGCGCCCGGGAGGCCGCCGCGGTGCCCTGA
- a CDS encoding ABC transporter ATP-binding protein — MIGHLLALGDRPGARPIRRNLISLVAESVLAGLGYACMVPAMEQTLSGRPENAWPWIVAVCLLFCCYAVVRYRTQLAAYRAAIGLARELFHRLGAKVGSLPLGWFSDPVRVGELSQLSSRGIVDVMGVPAHLLRPLVASLVTPATIVLAMCLFDWRLALLGALGIPLVFLAGRWAGRLVARMDRVEKTASTKAAARVVEFARAQATLRSAGRTAAGHRLLDEALTEQSRAQRSTMLLGAPALLSTGLVIQLLLIAMLALGAELALAGELSAPSMVALLVLGVRLTEPLGTAAEVGTAVRLAGNSLARYQEVLDTPVLPAPEASPADVHAAPASVEFRDVTFGYGAEPVLREVSFEAPADGMTAVVGASGSGKTTVLRLIARFWDVRGGAVLIGGTDVRRFATDDLMRRISLVSQDVYLFDGTIEENVRMSRPDATEDEVRRAADLARVTEIVRRLPQGWHTRVGEGGTALSGGERQRISIARALLKDAPIVLLDEATAALDATNDTHVTAALGSLRTGRTLIVVAHRLPTIRSADRIVVLEAGRVIEAGTHDQLVARGGRYRSFWEERTRAAGWRLTGRT; from the coding sequence GTGATCGGACACCTGCTGGCCCTGGGGGACCGCCCCGGAGCCCGGCCCATCCGCCGCAACCTGATCAGTCTGGTGGCCGAATCGGTCCTCGCGGGCCTCGGATACGCCTGCATGGTGCCCGCCATGGAGCAGACCCTGTCCGGCCGCCCCGAGAACGCCTGGCCGTGGATCGTCGCCGTGTGCCTGCTGTTCTGCTGCTACGCCGTCGTCCGCTACCGCACGCAACTGGCCGCCTACCGCGCCGCCATCGGCCTGGCCCGCGAGCTGTTCCACCGGCTCGGCGCGAAGGTCGGCTCGCTGCCGCTCGGCTGGTTCTCCGACCCGGTGCGCGTGGGCGAGCTGAGCCAGCTCTCAAGCCGCGGCATCGTGGACGTGATGGGGGTGCCGGCCCATTTGCTGCGCCCCCTGGTCGCCTCCCTGGTCACCCCGGCGACGATCGTGCTCGCGATGTGCCTCTTCGACTGGCGCCTCGCCCTGCTCGGCGCGCTCGGCATCCCCCTGGTGTTCCTGGCCGGGCGCTGGGCCGGGCGCCTGGTGGCCCGCATGGACCGGGTGGAGAAGACGGCGTCCACCAAGGCAGCCGCCAGGGTCGTCGAGTTCGCGCGCGCCCAGGCGACGCTCCGGTCCGCGGGCCGCACAGCCGCCGGCCACCGGCTGCTCGACGAGGCCCTGACGGAGCAGAGCAGGGCGCAGCGTTCCACCATGCTGCTCGGCGCCCCGGCGCTGCTCTCCACCGGCCTCGTCATCCAGCTCCTGCTCATCGCGATGCTGGCGCTGGGCGCCGAACTCGCCCTCGCGGGCGAGCTGTCGGCCCCCTCGATGGTCGCGCTGCTGGTGCTCGGCGTCCGCCTGACCGAACCGCTCGGCACGGCCGCCGAGGTGGGCACGGCCGTGCGCCTGGCCGGGAACTCCCTGGCCCGCTACCAGGAGGTCCTTGACACGCCCGTGCTCCCCGCCCCCGAGGCGTCGCCCGCCGACGTCCACGCGGCCCCCGCGTCCGTCGAGTTCCGGGACGTGACCTTCGGCTACGGCGCCGAACCGGTCCTGCGCGAGGTGAGCTTCGAGGCACCGGCCGACGGGATGACGGCCGTCGTGGGCGCGTCGGGGTCGGGCAAGACCACCGTGCTGCGGCTGATCGCGCGGTTCTGGGACGTGCGCGGCGGAGCGGTGCTGATCGGCGGCACCGATGTCCGCCGGTTCGCCACCGACGACCTGATGCGCCGGATCTCCCTGGTCTCCCAGGACGTGTACCTCTTCGACGGCACCATCGAGGAGAACGTCAGGATGAGCCGCCCCGACGCCACCGAGGACGAGGTGCGCCGGGCGGCCGATCTGGCCCGGGTGACGGAGATCGTGCGGCGGCTGCCGCAGGGCTGGCACACCCGGGTCGGCGAGGGCGGCACCGCGCTCTCCGGCGGTGAACGCCAGCGGATCTCGATCGCCCGCGCCCTGCTGAAGGACGCGCCGATCGTGCTGCTCGACGAGGCGACGGCGGCCCTCGACGCCACCAATGACACGCACGTCACCGCCGCCCTCGGCTCGCTGCGCACCGGTCGCACCCTGATCGTCGTGGCGCACCGGCTGCCCACGATCCGGTCGGCCGACCGGATCGTGGTGCTTGAGGCCGGCCGGGTGATCGAGGCGGGCACCCACGACCAGCTCGTCGCCCGGGGCGGCAGGTACCGGTCGTTCTGGGAGGAGCGCACCCGTGCCGCGGGCTGGCGGCTGACCGGCAGGACCTGA
- a CDS encoding choice-of-anchor M domain-containing protein — MLPPSPRPAGPRPRVRRPALALCLSALLLGVTAPAGHALEGEDGDLGQTVAPDERNATGEAVLNVGHVDIGPRFVDGEWRIQGRDDSASPPVWRSLTDVVTQVVDASVQQAPDDPDFAFLDAEPGSDVFVVPQTQAPEVVWLGWNTQDPEVMERVNRGVTLTMHGVSGPGHFSVFLQNGNLGAPDVLWDGDEEGPQDLWVDINTHTHANWVFTEPGVYVVDFEVSADLITGERVSDRAPLRFAVGESTDVADAFAATAPTGDGDAPAGSGEGADQEADPSASPAPDSDGEDTASSGEDSSLPVTLIAVGAVALVLLAAVVVVTVRGRRAREAAGLGTGRDGKAS, encoded by the coding sequence ATGCTCCCTCCCTCCCCGCGCCCGGCGGGACCGCGCCCGCGCGTCCGCCGCCCCGCGCTCGCCCTGTGCCTCTCGGCCCTGCTGCTCGGCGTGACGGCTCCGGCCGGCCACGCCCTGGAGGGCGAGGACGGCGACCTGGGCCAGACCGTCGCCCCTGACGAGCGCAACGCGACGGGAGAGGCGGTACTCAACGTCGGCCACGTGGACATCGGCCCCCGCTTCGTCGACGGCGAGTGGCGCATCCAGGGGCGCGACGACTCCGCGTCGCCCCCGGTGTGGCGGTCGTTGACCGACGTGGTGACGCAGGTCGTCGACGCGTCGGTGCAGCAGGCCCCGGACGACCCGGACTTCGCGTTCCTCGACGCCGAGCCCGGCAGCGACGTCTTCGTGGTCCCGCAGACGCAGGCCCCCGAGGTCGTGTGGCTGGGCTGGAACACCCAGGACCCCGAGGTGATGGAACGCGTCAACCGCGGCGTGACCCTGACCATGCACGGGGTGAGCGGCCCCGGGCACTTCTCCGTCTTCCTCCAGAACGGGAACCTCGGCGCCCCCGACGTGCTGTGGGACGGTGACGAGGAGGGCCCGCAGGACCTGTGGGTCGACATCAACACCCACACGCACGCCAACTGGGTCTTCACCGAACCCGGCGTCTACGTCGTGGACTTCGAGGTCTCCGCCGACCTGATCACCGGCGAACGCGTCTCCGACCGGGCCCCCTTGCGCTTCGCCGTCGGCGAGAGCACCGATGTGGCGGACGCGTTCGCCGCCACCGCCCCCACCGGCGACGGCGACGCGCCGGCCGGCTCGGGGGAGGGGGCGGACCAGGAGGCGGACCCGTCCGCCTCCCCGGCGCCGGACTCCGACGGGGAGGACACCGCGTCAAGCGGCGAGGACTCCTCCCTCCCCGTCACGCTGATCGCCGTGGGCGCCGTGGCCCTCGTGCTGCTCGCCGCGGTCGTGGTGGTCACCGTCCGCGGCCGGCGGGCCCGCGAGGCCGCTGGACTCGGGACCGGCCGGGACGGGAAGGCGTCATGA